Proteins encoded within one genomic window of Kibdelosporangium phytohabitans:
- a CDS encoding AI-2E family transporter, whose product MPDQQNSVPRPLRVVAAVSWRIVAVAAALYLLGHVVGFLAPVVVPLAIALLLAALLAPAVSFLVRHRVPRGLAVTLVIIGGLAVFGGLLTFVVSTFVSGLPELRTQLSRSVETISDWLTNGPLHLRDDQLRRFFDNIVTSVAGSQSDLTTGALNTALTIGEVLGQTLLIIFSLIFLLYDGPGIWAFLLRGVPTGHRTRIDVAGRRGLAALVSYVRATIAVATVDAVGIGIGMLILDVPLAFPLAALVFLGAFVPIIGAVVAGGAAVLIALVANGPVTALILLGVVIAVQQLEGHVLQPLLLGRAVRLHPLAVVLMISAGVVTAGITGALLAVPLLAVLNSGIRSLRSEADEHVKPEDVHTSQPEESAPDEPGIDRHDD is encoded by the coding sequence GTGCCGGACCAACAGAACAGCGTGCCGAGACCGCTTCGAGTCGTCGCGGCGGTGAGCTGGCGGATAGTGGCGGTCGCGGCCGCGCTGTACCTCCTCGGCCACGTCGTCGGCTTCCTCGCCCCCGTGGTCGTCCCGCTCGCCATCGCCTTGCTGCTGGCCGCGTTGCTCGCTCCCGCGGTGTCCTTTTTGGTCCGTCACCGGGTGCCGAGGGGCCTCGCGGTCACGCTGGTCATCATCGGCGGCCTCGCGGTCTTCGGCGGCCTGCTCACGTTCGTGGTCTCCACCTTCGTCAGCGGCCTGCCCGAACTGCGCACCCAGCTCTCCCGCAGCGTCGAGACCATCTCCGACTGGCTGACCAACGGGCCGCTGCACCTGCGCGACGACCAGCTGCGCCGGTTCTTCGACAACATCGTCACCTCCGTCGCGGGCAGCCAGAGCGACCTGACCACCGGGGCGCTGAACACCGCGCTGACCATCGGCGAGGTCCTCGGCCAGACGCTGCTGATCATCTTCTCGCTGATCTTCCTGCTCTACGACGGCCCCGGCATCTGGGCCTTCCTGCTGCGCGGCGTGCCCACCGGCCACCGCACCCGGATCGACGTGGCCGGGCGGCGCGGCCTCGCCGCGCTGGTCAGCTACGTCCGCGCGACCATCGCGGTGGCCACAGTGGACGCTGTCGGGATCGGCATCGGGATGCTCATCCTCGACGTCCCGCTGGCGTTCCCCCTCGCGGCGCTGGTCTTCCTCGGCGCGTTCGTGCCGATCATCGGTGCGGTGGTGGCAGGTGGCGCGGCTGTGCTGATCGCCTTGGTGGCCAACGGCCCGGTGACCGCGCTGATCCTGCTCGGTGTCGTGATCGCCGTGCAGCAACTCGAAGGGCACGTGCTGCAGCCGTTGCTGCTCGGCCGGGCGGTGCGGCTGCATCCGCTGGCGGTCGTGCTGATGATCTCCGCGGGTGTCGTCACGGCCGGGATCACCGGCGCGTTGCTGGCCGTCCCGCTGCTGGCCGTGCTCAACTCGGGCATCCGGTCACTGCGCAGCGAGGCCGACGAACACGTCAAACCCGAGGACGTGCACACCAGCCAGCCGGAGGAGTCCGCGCCCGACGAGCCCGGCATCGACCGGCACGACGACTAG
- a CDS encoding HAMP domain-containing protein: MDKARSDGGEIGEPGLRQLLAGLTAVRDGDFGIRLPDEENGLLGEIATVFNGMVDQLSLFTSEVTRVAREVGSEGRLGGQAQVPGVSGTWEDLTDSVNAMAGNLTTQVRDIAQVATAVARGDLSQKIDVDARGEILELKETVNTMVDQLSSFADEVTRVAREVGSEGRLGGQAQVPGVGGVWRELTDSVNFMAGNLTDQVRNIAQVTTAVAQGDLSQKIDVDARGEILELKNTINTMVDQLSSFADEVTRMAREVGTEGILGGQADVKGVSGTWRDLTDSVNFMAGNLTAQVRSIAQVATAVASGDLSQKINVTARGEILELKNTINTMVDQLSAFADEVTRVAREVGTEGRLGGQADVKGVSGTWKALTESVNVMADNLTAQVRSIAQVTTAVARGDLSQKIRVDARGEIQELKETINTMVDQLSSFADEVTRVAREVGTEGNLGGQAGVRGAEGTWKDLTDNVNVMASNLTGQVRSIAQVATAVARGDLSQKITVEAKGEVAALAGVINTMVDTLSAFADEVTRVAREVGTEGILGGQARVPNVAGTWKDLTDNVNFMANNLTNQVRNIAQVTTAVALGDLTRKIDVDARGEILELKTTINTMVDTLSAFAAEVTRVAREVGSEGRLGGQAEVEGVSGTWKRLTENVNDLAGNLTQQVRAIAGVTSAVAEGDLTRSITVEASGEVAELKDNINSMVESLRETTRANQDQDWLKSNLAKISALMQGRRDLAVVAELVMDELTPLVSAQYGAFYLADDDAELRLVGSYGHPDDTRATRFRLGQGLVGQAARTRRTIAVDDMPPDYITVSSGLGETRPTNVIVLPIVVEDQILGVIELASVRRYTQIHRDFLEQLMETVGVNVNTIVANSRTDELLGESQRLTAELQARSEELQVRQEELQRSNAELEEKAALLATQNRDIETKNLEIEQARQELETRAQQLSLASKYKSEFLANMSHELRTPLNSLLILAQLLTQNASRNLTPKQVEYASIIHSAGSDLLQLINDILDLSKVEAGKMDVSPERVSLRQLLDYVEATFRPLTTQKNLDFRITTATGVPTEVLTDDSRLRQVLRNLLSNAVKFTESGSVELRIEPAEAAELPASVRRHGPAVALCVLDTGIGIPEQQLESIFGAFQQADGTTSRKYGGTGLGLSISREIAYLLGGAIAVRSTPGQGSAFTLYLPVARPDFEELSGTQPVEQPAAVTDEEPPASSQRQRRLLVIESHPRGLLSLVAESAIADLPVSPDPDDRDSVEMVTVTTAEEAAAALAETASHCIVLEVDMPDGAAWTLLDALERDPALRDVPVLAHNNRRLDAQQDAALQNRTELLASLDELRERIVLHLTAEKLPLVRVDSAAKSTPRTYDDRVAGRTVLVVDDDARNVYALTSMLELHGIQVLHAENGRTGIETLTAHPEIDLILMDVMMPEMDGYTATSAIRAMPQYTELPIIAVTAKAMPGDQEKSLASGANDYVTKPVDADHLIARIQRWLGA; encoded by the coding sequence GTGGACAAGGCGCGCTCGGACGGTGGCGAGATCGGGGAGCCGGGCCTCAGACAGCTGCTCGCCGGTCTCACAGCGGTCCGTGACGGCGATTTCGGCATTCGGCTGCCGGACGAGGAGAACGGACTGCTCGGCGAGATCGCCACGGTCTTCAACGGCATGGTCGACCAGCTTTCCCTGTTCACCTCCGAGGTCACGCGTGTCGCACGCGAGGTCGGCAGTGAGGGCCGCCTCGGCGGCCAGGCGCAGGTCCCCGGCGTCTCCGGGACGTGGGAGGACCTCACCGACTCGGTGAACGCGATGGCGGGCAACCTGACCACCCAGGTCCGTGACATCGCGCAGGTCGCCACCGCGGTCGCCCGCGGCGACCTGTCGCAGAAGATCGACGTGGACGCGCGCGGTGAGATCCTGGAGCTGAAGGAGACCGTCAACACGATGGTCGACCAGCTCTCGTCGTTCGCCGACGAGGTCACCCGCGTGGCGCGCGAAGTGGGCAGCGAAGGCCGTCTGGGCGGGCAGGCCCAGGTACCCGGCGTCGGTGGTGTGTGGCGTGAGCTGACCGACTCGGTGAACTTCATGGCAGGCAACCTGACCGACCAGGTCCGCAACATCGCCCAGGTCACCACAGCCGTCGCGCAGGGCGACCTGTCGCAGAAGATCGACGTGGACGCGCGCGGTGAGATCCTCGAGCTGAAGAACACCATCAACACGATGGTCGACCAGTTGTCCTCGTTCGCCGACGAAGTCACGCGCATGGCGCGAGAAGTGGGCACCGAGGGCATCCTCGGCGGCCAGGCTGACGTGAAAGGCGTGTCCGGCACCTGGCGTGACCTCACCGACTCGGTGAACTTCATGGCGGGCAACCTGACCGCGCAGGTGCGTTCGATCGCCCAGGTCGCCACCGCGGTCGCGAGCGGTGACCTGTCGCAGAAGATCAACGTGACCGCGCGCGGTGAGATCCTCGAGCTGAAGAACACCATCAACACGATGGTCGACCAGTTGTCCGCCTTCGCCGACGAGGTCACCAGGGTGGCCAGGGAGGTCGGCACCGAAGGCCGGCTCGGCGGCCAGGCGGACGTCAAAGGCGTGTCGGGGACCTGGAAAGCGCTGACCGAGTCCGTGAACGTCATGGCGGACAACCTGACCGCGCAGGTGCGCTCGATCGCCCAGGTGACCACGGCGGTCGCCCGCGGTGACCTGTCGCAGAAGATCCGGGTGGACGCGCGCGGCGAGATCCAGGAGCTCAAGGAGACCATCAACACGATGGTCGACCAGCTGTCCTCATTCGCCGACGAGGTGACGCGTGTCGCCCGCGAGGTCGGCACGGAAGGAAACCTGGGCGGCCAGGCCGGTGTCCGCGGTGCCGAGGGCACGTGGAAGGACCTGACCGACAACGTCAACGTGATGGCGTCCAACCTGACCGGCCAGGTGCGGTCGATCGCCCAGGTCGCCACGGCCGTGGCCCGCGGTGACCTGTCGCAGAAGATCACCGTCGAGGCCAAGGGCGAGGTCGCCGCGCTCGCCGGCGTGATCAACACGATGGTGGACACGCTGTCGGCGTTCGCCGACGAGGTCACGCGTGTCGCCCGCGAGGTCGGCACCGAGGGCATCCTCGGCGGCCAGGCCCGCGTGCCGAACGTGGCGGGCACGTGGAAGGACCTGACCGACAACGTCAACTTCATGGCGAACAACCTGACCAACCAGGTCCGCAACATCGCCCAGGTCACCACCGCCGTCGCGCTCGGCGACCTGACCCGCAAGATCGACGTGGACGCCCGCGGCGAGATCCTCGAGCTCAAGACCACGATCAACACGATGGTCGACACGCTGTCCGCGTTCGCCGCGGAGGTCACACGTGTGGCCCGCGAGGTCGGCAGCGAAGGCAGGCTCGGCGGCCAGGCCGAGGTCGAAGGCGTGTCCGGGACGTGGAAGCGGCTCACCGAGAACGTCAACGACCTCGCCGGCAACCTCACCCAGCAGGTGCGCGCCATCGCCGGTGTCACGAGCGCGGTCGCCGAGGGCGACCTGACCCGCTCGATCACGGTCGAGGCGTCCGGCGAGGTCGCCGAGCTCAAGGACAACATCAACTCGATGGTGGAGTCGCTGCGCGAGACCACCAGGGCCAACCAGGACCAGGACTGGCTGAAGTCGAACCTGGCCAAGATCTCCGCGCTGATGCAGGGCCGCCGTGACCTCGCCGTCGTGGCGGAGCTGGTGATGGACGAGCTGACGCCGCTGGTCTCCGCCCAGTACGGCGCGTTCTACCTGGCCGACGACGACGCGGAACTGCGGCTGGTCGGCTCGTACGGGCACCCCGACGACACCCGCGCCACCCGGTTCCGGCTCGGCCAGGGCCTGGTCGGCCAGGCCGCGCGGACCCGGCGGACGATCGCGGTCGACGACATGCCGCCGGACTACATCACGGTGTCGTCCGGGCTCGGCGAGACCAGGCCGACCAACGTGATCGTGCTGCCGATCGTGGTGGAGGACCAGATCCTCGGCGTGATCGAACTGGCGTCGGTGCGCCGCTACACCCAGATCCACCGCGACTTCCTCGAACAGCTGATGGAAACCGTCGGCGTCAACGTCAACACGATCGTGGCCAACTCCCGCACCGACGAGCTGCTCGGCGAGTCGCAGCGGCTCACCGCCGAGCTGCAGGCCCGCTCCGAGGAACTCCAGGTCCGCCAGGAGGAGCTGCAGCGCTCCAACGCCGAGCTGGAGGAGAAGGCGGCGCTGCTGGCCACCCAGAACCGGGACATCGAGACCAAGAACCTGGAGATCGAGCAGGCCCGCCAGGAACTGGAGACCCGCGCGCAACAGCTGTCGCTCGCGTCGAAGTACAAGTCGGAGTTCCTGGCCAACATGAGCCACGAGCTGCGCACCCCGCTCAACAGCCTGCTGATCCTCGCCCAGCTGCTGACCCAGAACGCCAGCCGCAACCTCACGCCCAAGCAGGTCGAGTACGCCAGCATCATCCACTCGGCCGGTTCCGACCTGCTGCAGCTGATCAACGACATCCTCGACCTGTCCAAGGTGGAGGCAGGTAAGATGGACGTCAGCCCGGAACGCGTGTCGCTGCGCCAGCTGCTGGACTACGTCGAGGCCACGTTCCGCCCGTTGACCACGCAGAAGAACCTGGACTTCCGGATCACGACGGCCACCGGCGTGCCCACCGAGGTGCTCACCGACGACTCGCGGCTGCGGCAGGTCCTGCGCAACCTGTTGTCGAACGCGGTGAAGTTCACCGAGTCCGGCAGCGTCGAGCTGCGCATCGAACCCGCCGAGGCGGCCGAGCTGCCCGCGTCGGTCCGCAGGCACGGACCGGCGGTCGCGCTGTGCGTGCTGGACACCGGCATCGGGATCCCCGAACAGCAGCTGGAATCCATCTTCGGCGCGTTCCAGCAGGCCGACGGGACCACGAGCCGCAAGTACGGCGGCACCGGGCTCGGCCTGTCGATCAGCCGGGAGATCGCCTACCTGCTCGGCGGCGCGATCGCCGTGCGCAGCACGCCGGGCCAGGGCAGCGCGTTCACGCTCTACCTGCCGGTGGCACGGCCGGACTTCGAAGAACTCTCCGGCACGCAACCGGTCGAGCAGCCCGCCGCGGTGACCGACGAGGAACCACCGGCGTCGTCTCAGCGTCAACGGCGGTTGCTGGTGATCGAGAGCCACCCGCGCGGGTTGTTGTCGCTGGTCGCCGAGAGCGCCATCGCGGATCTCCCGGTCAGTCCGGACCCCGATGACCGTGATTCCGTCGAGATGGTCACCGTGACCACGGCGGAGGAAGCAGCGGCGGCGCTGGCGGAGACCGCGTCGCACTGCATCGTGCTCGAAGTCGACATGCCGGACGGCGCGGCGTGGACGTTGCTCGACGCGCTGGAGCGCGATCCCGCGCTGCGTGACGTGCCGGTCCTCGCGCACAACAACCGCAGGCTGGACGCACAGCAGGACGCCGCGCTGCAGAACCGGACGGAGCTGCTGGCCAGCCTGGACGAACTGCGTGAGCGGATCGTGCTGCACCTGACCGCGGAGAAGCTGCCGCTGGTGCGCGTGGACAGTGCCGCGAAGTCCACGCCACGCACCTACGACGACCGGGTCGCCGGGCGGACCGTGCTCGTGGTCGACGACGACGCGCGCAACGTCTACGCCCTCACCAGCATGCTCGAGCTGCACGGGATCCAGGTCCTGCACGCGGAGAACGGGCGGACAGGCATCGAGACGCTGACGGCGCACCCGGAGATCGACCTGATCCTGATGGACGTGATGATGCCGGAGATGGACGGCTACACGGCCACCTCGGCGATCCGGGCGATGCCGCAGTACACCGAGCTGCCGATCATCGCGGTGACAGCCAAGGCGATGCCGGGCGACCAGGAGAAGAGCCTGGCGTCGGGCGCCAACGACTACGTCACCAAACCGGTCGACGCCGACCACCTGATCGCACGCATCCAACGCTGGCTGGGCGCGTGA
- a CDS encoding DUF2277 domain-containing protein: MCRNITTLRGLEPAATPTEIEAAARQYVRKVSGVQSVSDATREAFEQAVAEIAEITTRLLDTLPARRQPPTTVPPLRRPEVQARLAAKNKST; this comes from the coding sequence ATGTGTCGGAACATCACCACATTGCGTGGTCTTGAGCCAGCCGCGACGCCCACGGAGATCGAGGCGGCGGCTCGGCAGTACGTCCGCAAGGTCAGCGGTGTGCAGTCGGTGTCGGATGCCACCAGGGAGGCGTTCGAGCAGGCCGTCGCCGAGATCGCCGAGATCACCACACGCCTGCTGGACACGCTGCCCGCGCGGCGGCAGCCGCCCACCACTGTGCCGCCGCTGCGCAGGCCGGAGGTCCAGGCCAGGCTGGCGGCGAAGAACAAGTCCACATAG
- a CDS encoding maleylpyruvate isomerase family mycothiol-dependent enzyme: protein MPVRIPEVAAGHVRLATLLTGLTDAAARADSALPGWSRGHVLTHLAELARALTRQVEHALDGKLVDMYDGGQDGRAAAIAKGAGRPARDLADDVVRSAQELETAWSAVGPADWRRPVAYRDGALVDIVLARWREVEIHSADLLLGPVTWSAEFSGYLIGFLATRVPPGTSLVLPGRVVGTGRPVRVTGELADVAAWLAGRSYAGDVSCGEEVRLGPWP, encoded by the coding sequence ATGCCCGTGAGAATCCCCGAAGTGGCCGCCGGGCACGTCAGGCTGGCAACCCTGCTCACCGGCCTGACGGACGCCGCCGCACGGGCGGATTCGGCGTTGCCCGGCTGGTCGCGCGGGCACGTGCTGACCCACCTCGCCGAACTGGCCCGAGCCCTGACCAGGCAAGTGGAACACGCCCTCGACGGCAAGCTGGTCGACATGTACGACGGTGGCCAGGACGGTCGTGCCGCGGCGATCGCGAAAGGCGCGGGCCGCCCGGCGCGGGACTTGGCCGACGACGTCGTCCGATCCGCTCAGGAACTCGAGACCGCGTGGTCCGCGGTGGGCCCGGCGGACTGGCGACGTCCGGTGGCGTACCGCGACGGCGCGCTCGTGGACATCGTGCTGGCGCGGTGGCGGGAGGTGGAGATCCACTCGGCGGACCTGCTGCTCGGGCCGGTGACCTGGTCCGCGGAGTTCTCCGGCTACCTGATCGGGTTCCTGGCCACCCGCGTCCCGCCGGGGACGAGCCTCGTCCTGCCCGGCCGCGTGGTGGGCACGGGACGGCCGGTGCGGGTCACCGGTGAGCTCGCCGATGTCGCCGCGTGGCTGGCCGGGCGCTCGTACGCGGGAGACGTGTCGTGCGGCGAGGAGGTCCGGCTCGGCCCGTGGCCGTGA
- a CDS encoding helix-turn-helix domain-containing protein, protein MHRLETCDGMPFEMGTFDALGPLSHAPFPHRHTFHEIVYVTHGTGTHVVDMARWDLEPPHLCVIVPGQVHHWENVTDLDGLVLLFTDDFLVDHPADRDLLHKLSERPWLTLDPQAHQRMMPLLDEMHEEFKERTESVLRALLHVIVTRAGRLTEAAGPSPVRANAVAQKFMKLTAHTELWTVREYAEQIGVTPGYLTDVIRNATGRTPSQLIRETRIREAKRLLIRTDLTVRQISQRIGFTDSAYFCRFFRRETGDSPGDFREKHHDWPHQSIVNEKPAT, encoded by the coding sequence ATGCACCGGCTGGAGACGTGTGACGGGATGCCGTTCGAGATGGGCACGTTCGACGCGCTCGGCCCGCTTTCGCACGCGCCTTTCCCGCACCGGCACACGTTCCACGAGATCGTGTACGTGACGCACGGGACCGGCACGCACGTCGTGGACATGGCCAGATGGGACCTCGAACCGCCGCACCTGTGCGTGATCGTGCCCGGTCAGGTGCACCACTGGGAGAACGTGACCGACCTCGACGGGCTCGTGCTGCTGTTCACCGACGACTTCCTCGTCGACCACCCCGCCGACCGGGACCTGCTGCACAAACTCAGCGAACGGCCGTGGCTCACCCTCGACCCGCAGGCGCACCAGCGGATGATGCCCCTGCTCGACGAGATGCACGAGGAGTTCAAGGAACGGACCGAGTCCGTACTCAGGGCCCTGCTGCACGTCATCGTCACCAGGGCGGGCAGGCTGACCGAGGCCGCCGGGCCGTCCCCGGTCAGGGCCAACGCGGTCGCGCAGAAGTTCATGAAGCTGACCGCGCACACCGAGCTGTGGACCGTGCGCGAGTACGCCGAGCAGATCGGGGTCACGCCCGGCTACCTCACCGACGTGATCAGGAACGCCACCGGGCGCACGCCGTCCCAGCTGATCAGGGAGACCAGGATCAGGGAGGCCAAACGGCTGCTGATCAGGACCGATCTGACCGTCCGGCAGATCTCGCAGCGGATCGGGTTCACCGACTCCGCCTACTTCTGCCGGTTCTTCCGCCGCGAGACCGGCGACAGCCCCGGTGACTTCCGGGAAAAACACCATGACTGGCCGCACCAGTCCATCGTCAACGAGAAACCGGCTACCTAG
- a CDS encoding pyridoxine/pyridoxamine 5'-phosphate oxidase: MNSIRQLLRGLPSLAPPLPAFDVSRASPTPAAQFTDWLHHAIDAGVREPHAMTLSTVDPDGVPDARVLILKDLTDDTWWFATSSASPKGRHLTATPRAALTFYWPELGRQIRVRGPVITADPATSAQDFRERGASARAMAATGRQSTPKTAAPVPRDAPTDYPEWTVYGVAAGEAEFWQGDPDRDHTRLRYTATGGGWEKTQLCP, encoded by the coding sequence ATGAACTCCATTAGGCAGTTGCTCCGCGGACTGCCCTCGCTGGCTCCCCCGTTGCCGGCCTTCGACGTGTCCCGGGCTTCGCCGACCCCCGCCGCGCAGTTCACGGACTGGTTGCACCACGCGATCGACGCGGGCGTGCGCGAGCCGCACGCGATGACGCTCTCGACCGTGGATCCCGACGGCGTGCCGGATGCCCGCGTCCTCATCCTGAAGGACCTCACGGACGACACCTGGTGGTTCGCCACGAGCTCGGCCAGCCCCAAGGGACGGCACCTCACAGCCACACCGAGGGCGGCGCTCACGTTCTACTGGCCCGAACTCGGCCGTCAGATCCGCGTTCGCGGCCCGGTGATCACCGCGGACCCGGCGACCAGCGCACAAGATTTCCGCGAACGAGGGGCGAGCGCCCGAGCCATGGCCGCGACCGGACGGCAGAGCACGCCGAAGACGGCCGCGCCCGTCCCCCGCGACGCCCCCACCGACTATCCAGAATGGACTGTGTACGGCGTGGCCGCCGGAGAAGCCGAGTTCTGGCAAGGCGATCCGGACCGCGACCACACCAGGCTGCGCTACACGGCGACCGGCGGAGGATGGGAGAAGACCCAGCTATGCCCGTGA
- a CDS encoding carbohydrate-binding protein encodes MDNRPSRKTVLRAALAAGVAVPAALLAVPALARTSSGAPPLTPACDDGDDPTPQQTEGPYFKPNSPQRTSLVQPGTVGTPLTVSGYVFGLKCQPIANVLLDFWQADNNGAYDNTGFRFRGHQFTDANGAFKLTTIVPGLYPGRTRHIHVKVQAPNRPVLTTQLYFPNEPRNNTDSIFDPRLLMTVRNAGSGREAAFDFVLNVPQSPPTTTPPPGGGTWAAGTSYTAGSRVTHNGIGYVCLQTHVAQPGWEPPVTAALWRAE; translated from the coding sequence ATGGACAACCGACCCAGCCGGAAGACGGTGTTGCGCGCAGCGCTCGCCGCCGGTGTGGCGGTGCCGGCCGCGTTACTCGCGGTGCCGGCACTCGCGCGCACCAGTTCCGGTGCGCCGCCGCTCACCCCTGCTTGTGACGACGGCGACGACCCCACCCCACAACAAACCGAAGGCCCGTACTTCAAGCCGAACTCACCGCAACGGACCTCACTGGTGCAACCAGGCACCGTGGGCACACCGCTGACGGTGTCCGGCTACGTCTTCGGGCTCAAGTGCCAGCCGATCGCCAACGTTCTGCTGGACTTCTGGCAGGCCGACAACAACGGTGCCTACGACAACACCGGATTCCGCTTCCGCGGCCACCAGTTCACCGACGCCAACGGGGCGTTCAAGCTGACCACGATCGTGCCCGGCCTCTACCCCGGCCGCACCCGGCACATCCACGTGAAGGTGCAGGCACCCAACCGTCCGGTGCTGACCACCCAGCTGTACTTCCCCAACGAACCCCGCAACAACACGGACTCGATCTTCGACCCACGCCTGCTGATGACGGTGCGCAACGCCGGCAGCGGACGTGAGGCGGCGTTCGACTTCGTGTTGAACGTGCCACAGAGCCCACCGACGACCACCCCGCCACCCGGCGGCGGGACCTGGGCGGCAGGCACGTCGTACACCGCCGGTTCCCGCGTGACCCACAACGGTATCGGTTACGTGTGTCTGCAAACGCATGTGGCACAACCAGGCTGGGAACCTCCGGTGACCGCCGCGCTGTGGCGGGCCGAGTGA
- a CDS encoding CGNR zinc finger domain-containing protein translates to MSDLALRLAATIRHDGHGGVADDLDTENGFRQWLRDNTRGAEGDRAQVIELRRAVRSLFAYAVKPGEPSKADSDRLLDPRDALAHVNAAAGAVLRAPRLDWPEDGEPVVRFESTGGDELLATLARAAIEFLASDARTKLRACPAPRCVRYFVKQHPRQEWCKPSCGNRARVTRYYKRRHESV, encoded by the coding sequence ATGTCCGACCTGGCACTGCGGCTGGCCGCCACCATCAGGCACGACGGGCACGGTGGTGTCGCGGACGACCTGGACACCGAGAACGGCTTCCGGCAGTGGCTCCGGGACAACACCCGAGGCGCCGAAGGCGACCGGGCGCAGGTGATCGAACTGCGCCGAGCTGTCCGGTCGTTGTTCGCGTACGCGGTGAAACCGGGGGAACCCAGCAAGGCCGACAGCGACCGCCTGCTCGACCCGCGAGACGCGCTCGCCCACGTCAACGCCGCCGCGGGGGCAGTGCTGCGGGCCCCTCGGCTGGACTGGCCCGAGGACGGCGAACCCGTCGTGCGGTTCGAGAGCACCGGGGGAGACGAACTGCTCGCCACGCTGGCACGGGCGGCGATCGAGTTCCTGGCAAGCGACGCGCGGACCAAGCTGCGCGCCTGCCCGGCGCCGCGCTGCGTCCGCTACTTCGTCAAGCAGCACCCCCGGCAGGAGTGGTGCAAACCGTCGTGCGGCAACCGGGCACGTGTGACGCGTTACTACAAGCGCAGGCACGAGTCGGTTTAG
- a CDS encoding GAF and ANTAR domain-containing protein: MSDPDWIRDRADFVADRDTSPGPLAEQFALLTTSLLTTKTAAGVLQELSMAAVRFLPGADMVSVTLRDADGRLHTPVATDQLAVRLDHVQYDNRRGPCADAVDPAGPAFSLSNDLASNDLWPEFAAASVDLGFHAVLSTALPRDPQPPELSGALNVYSRNKQAFNAADRDVMLLLATHGSLALSTSRAITTAQLQAEHLRKAIDSRDVIGQAKGILMQRRKITADAAFDVLRETSQSLNVKLADLAKTLADRHTELDT, translated from the coding sequence GTGAGTGACCCTGACTGGATTCGGGACAGAGCGGACTTCGTCGCTGACCGCGACACCTCGCCAGGCCCGCTGGCCGAGCAGTTCGCCCTGCTGACCACATCGCTGCTGACCACGAAGACAGCGGCGGGTGTGCTGCAGGAGTTGTCCATGGCGGCGGTCCGGTTCCTGCCAGGCGCCGACATGGTCAGCGTGACCCTGCGCGACGCCGACGGCAGGCTGCACACGCCTGTCGCCACCGACCAGCTCGCGGTCCGGCTGGATCACGTGCAGTACGACAACCGCCGCGGCCCGTGCGCGGACGCGGTCGATCCGGCGGGCCCGGCGTTCTCGCTGAGCAACGACCTGGCGTCGAACGACTTGTGGCCGGAGTTCGCCGCGGCGTCGGTGGACTTGGGATTCCACGCCGTGCTGTCGACCGCGTTGCCCCGCGATCCGCAGCCGCCTGAGCTGTCCGGCGCGCTCAACGTGTATTCGCGGAACAAGCAAGCTTTCAACGCCGCTGACCGCGATGTGATGCTGCTGCTGGCCACGCACGGGTCGCTGGCGTTGTCCACGTCCCGCGCGATCACGACCGCGCAGCTGCAGGCCGAGCACCTGCGCAAGGCCATCGACAGCCGTGACGTCATCGGCCAGGCCAAGGGAATCCTCATGCAGCGCAGGAAGATCACCGCCGACGCGGCGTTCGACGTGCTGCGGGAGACGTCGCAGTCGCTCAACGTCAAGCTTGCCGACCTGGCCAAGACGCTGGCTGACCGGCACACCGAACTGGACACCTAG